From the Cucurbita pepo subsp. pepo cultivar mu-cu-16 unplaced genomic scaffold, ASM280686v2 Cp4.1_scaffold005629, whole genome shotgun sequence genome, one window contains:
- the LOC111787128 gene encoding cinnamoyl-CoA reductase 1-like produces the protein MAITKVKEPVCVTGANGFIGSWVIGTLLEAGYTTIHASIFPGSDASHLINLQASANPNATLRIFEVNVMDGEAVARAVEGCKGVFHIASPCTLEDPIDPQKELVEPAVKGTLNVLEAAKKLGVRRVVLTSSISALVPNPGWPSDKPFDESSW, from the coding sequence ATGGCGATTACCAAGGTGAAAGAGCCAGTTTGTGTGACCGGAGCCAATGGGTTCATCGGATCTTGGGTCATCGGTACGCTGTTGGAAGCCGGTTACACTACCATTCATGCCTCGATCTTCCCCGGCTCCGATGCTTCCCATTTGATCAATCTCCAGGCCTCCGCTAACCCTAATGCTACCCTTCGGATTTTCGAAGTGAACGTAATGGACGGCGAGGCTGTGGCCAGGGCTGTGGAAGGCTGCAAGGGCGTATTCCACATTGCGTCACCCTGCACGCTGGAGGATCCTATTGATCCACAGAAAGAATTGGTGGAGCCGGCAGTGAAAGGCACTCTTAATGTTCTTGAGGCTGCGAAGAAACTTGGGGTACGGCGCGTTGTTCTTACTTCTTCTATTTCGGCTCTTGTTCCCAACCCTGGCTGGCCATCCGACAAGCCATTTGATGAATCGTCGTGG